In one Janibacter cremeus genomic region, the following are encoded:
- a CDS encoding (2Fe-2S)-binding protein produces MSSHTFVLNGEKVTVDVEPGVRLLWVLRDVLGVTGPKYGCGINVCKACTSHVNGKAFNPCSVPVDQISADDEITTIEGLADTVDGDLHPMQEAWIEHDVAQCGYCQPGQIMAAVALVRKVRREGRAISEADLDGIRNICRCGTYTRIREAIRTGEQQM; encoded by the coding sequence ATGTCCAGTCACACCTTCGTCCTCAACGGCGAGAAGGTCACGGTCGACGTCGAGCCGGGCGTGCGCCTGCTCTGGGTCCTGCGCGACGTCCTCGGCGTCACCGGCCCGAAGTACGGGTGCGGGATCAATGTCTGCAAGGCGTGCACCTCGCACGTCAACGGCAAGGCCTTCAATCCGTGCTCCGTCCCGGTCGACCAGATCTCCGCCGACGACGAGATCACCACCATCGAGGGCCTGGCCGACACCGTCGATGGTGACCTGCACCCGATGCAGGAGGCGTGGATCGAGCACGACGTCGCCCAGTGCGGCTACTGCCAGCCCGGCCAGATCATGGCCGCGGTCGCCCTCGTGCGCAAGGTCCGTCGGGAGGGCCGCGCGATCAGCGAGGCCGACCTCGACGGCATCCGCAACATCTGCCGCTGCGGCACCTACACCCGCATCCGGGAGGCCATCCGCACGGGCGAGCAGCAGATGTGA
- the pepN gene encoding aminopeptidase N, with protein MPSLTRDEALHRADLLSVTRMEVELDLDRGAETFGSLTRIHLGASGDGTTFVDCKPVTLHSATLDGRPVDVAALAEGRLPLTVTAGEHVLEVEATMGFSHDGEGLHRATDPADGEDYVFSHLFLDAAPAVFACLDQPDIKAPYAVSVKAPAQWKVIGNGAGTMADGGVWHLAETKPLSTYFVALCAGPYVCVLDEHDGISLGLWARASMAEQLEEHAEEMLAVTRASFDYFHSIFGIRYPFDDYDQVFVPEFNAGAMENPGCVVLRDSYLFRGAVGRDELLTRANTISHEMAHMWFGDLVSPQWWDDLWLNESFAEYMAHRCLVEATDYTEAWIDSTMSRKSWGYSAERKPSTHPVAGSPAPDAKSALANFDGISYAKGAAVIRQLIEFIGDDAFLTGIREYLTAHSFGNGTLADFLRAMERASGRELDTWSRGWLETAGVDEIEVARMAGTVSRTAPVAYPADRPHVLDIATYDGGVETSRVDLTLEGPEAPVPEVDMEAPLVLPNAGDRTWATPVLDDRSIDSLRGQLPLLSDAQARAVIWVGLRDCVAMARVDPRLLVDLGEDALVTEDNDSIFSRSGMHLTARVIRILLPEEEQAAARARLARVGEKVLAAAEPGCSRALHAARLVARTTDDVEGRLVPWADGRGLPDGLEGDADFRWILLGQLSRRGVIGTEEIDRALEEDRTMTGQLGALSARAAIPTAEAKGEAWADLTTNRERSNHELVAISAGFWGPEDLSLVAPYVERYFTEVPLMTEWLGEDALSRVTAMNYPSRFVTEETLQLSRACLAREDLQQGVRRQMIDAQSELEEALASRRAFPGN; from the coding sequence GTGCCCTCCCTCACTCGCGACGAAGCCCTCCACCGTGCCGACCTGCTGTCCGTGACGCGGATGGAGGTCGAGCTCGACCTCGACCGGGGCGCCGAGACCTTCGGCTCCCTCACCCGCATCCACCTGGGGGCGAGTGGCGACGGGACGACCTTCGTCGACTGCAAACCCGTCACCCTGCACTCGGCCACCCTCGACGGCCGGCCGGTCGACGTCGCGGCCCTCGCCGAGGGGCGACTGCCGCTGACCGTGACCGCGGGTGAGCACGTCCTCGAGGTCGAGGCGACGATGGGCTTCAGCCACGACGGCGAGGGCCTGCACCGCGCGACCGACCCCGCGGACGGCGAGGACTACGTCTTCAGCCACCTCTTCCTCGACGCCGCGCCCGCCGTCTTCGCCTGCCTCGACCAGCCCGACATCAAGGCTCCCTACGCCGTATCCGTCAAGGCGCCGGCGCAGTGGAAGGTCATCGGCAACGGCGCCGGGACGATGGCCGACGGGGGAGTGTGGCACCTCGCCGAGACGAAGCCGCTGTCCACGTACTTCGTGGCGCTGTGCGCCGGGCCGTACGTCTGCGTCCTCGACGAGCACGACGGGATCAGCCTCGGACTGTGGGCGCGGGCGTCGATGGCCGAGCAGCTCGAGGAGCACGCGGAGGAGATGCTCGCGGTGACCCGGGCGAGCTTCGACTACTTCCACTCGATCTTCGGTATCCGCTACCCCTTCGACGACTACGACCAGGTCTTCGTCCCCGAGTTCAACGCCGGCGCGATGGAGAACCCGGGGTGCGTCGTGCTCCGCGACTCCTACCTCTTCCGCGGGGCGGTGGGGCGCGACGAGCTGCTCACCCGCGCCAACACGATCAGCCACGAGATGGCGCACATGTGGTTCGGCGACCTCGTCAGCCCGCAGTGGTGGGACGACCTGTGGCTCAACGAGTCCTTCGCCGAGTACATGGCCCACCGCTGCCTCGTGGAGGCCACCGACTACACCGAGGCGTGGATCGACTCGACGATGTCGCGCAAGTCGTGGGGCTACTCGGCCGAGCGCAAGCCCTCGACCCACCCGGTGGCGGGCTCACCCGCACCGGACGCGAAGTCCGCCCTGGCGAACTTCGACGGCATCTCCTACGCCAAGGGCGCCGCCGTCATCCGCCAGCTGATCGAGTTCATCGGTGACGACGCCTTCCTCACCGGCATCCGGGAGTACCTGACGGCGCACTCCTTCGGCAACGGCACCCTCGCGGACTTCCTGCGTGCGATGGAGCGGGCCAGTGGGCGCGAGCTCGACACGTGGAGCCGTGGCTGGCTCGAGACCGCCGGTGTGGACGAGATCGAGGTGGCCAGGATGGCCGGCACCGTCTCGCGCACCGCCCCGGTCGCGTACCCCGCTGACCGTCCGCACGTGCTGGACATCGCCACCTACGACGGCGGGGTCGAGACCTCGCGCGTGGACCTCACCCTCGAGGGCCCCGAGGCGCCCGTGCCCGAGGTCGACATGGAGGCGCCACTCGTGCTGCCCAACGCCGGGGACCGCACGTGGGCCACGCCGGTCCTCGACGACCGGTCGATCGACTCGCTGCGCGGGCAGCTGCCGCTGCTCTCGGACGCGCAGGCCCGGGCGGTGATCTGGGTCGGGCTGCGGGACTGTGTCGCCATGGCACGGGTCGACCCACGCCTGCTCGTCGACCTCGGTGAGGACGCACTGGTCACCGAGGACAACGACTCGATCTTCTCCCGCTCCGGGATGCACCTGACCGCGCGCGTCATCCGGATCCTACTGCCGGAGGAGGAGCAGGCGGCGGCCCGGGCGCGCTTGGCCCGCGTCGGGGAGAAGGTCCTCGCCGCTGCCGAGCCGGGGTGCTCACGGGCACTGCACGCCGCCCGCCTCGTGGCCCGCACCACCGACGACGTCGAGGGGCGGTTGGTGCCGTGGGCGGACGGTCGCGGCCTGCCCGACGGGCTCGAGGGCGATGCCGACTTCCGGTGGATCCTGCTGGGGCAACTCAGCCGTCGTGGCGTCATCGGCACTGAGGAGATCGACCGCGCCCTCGAGGAGGACCGGACGATGACCGGGCAGCTCGGCGCGCTCAGCGCACGCGCCGCGATCCCCACCGCGGAGGCGAAGGGGGAGGCCTGGGCCGACCTGACGACCAACCGCGAGCGCAGCAACCACGAGCTCGTCGCCATCTCGGCCGGCTTCTGGGGTCCGGAGGACCTCTCGCTCGTCGCGCCCTACGTCGAGCGCTACTTCACCGAGGTCCCGCTGATGACCGAGTGGCTCGGCGAGGACGCCCTCTCCCGGGTGACCGCGATGAACTACCCCTCCCGATTCGTCACCGAGGAGACCCTGCAGCTCTCGCGCGCCTGCCTCGCCCGCGAGGACCTGCAGCAGGGGGTGCGCCGCCAGATGATCGACGCCCAGTCCGAGCTCGAGGAGGCCCTCGCCTCGCGTCGCGCCTTCCCCGGGAACTGA
- a CDS encoding proton-conducting transporter membrane subunit, which produces MTPSAAPPQIDVLVAGPVLAPAIGAVLVLAMDALRPHRRTPALVVGALALLLGLGAAISLRLRSVSEGDLGTVCLPGDPALRLAAPEGSEVGHCLLQVGPSGALLQALAAAAGLAVLALLGGFEARPRGGLTPQPPGVARGLTPQPPVPEVRRRSLEGTPEADVGVETALLLATVTGATTVAVAHDLGTWLVGLELATLPVVALAVLRGGARDSGAMQLIMTSISSFGVAVVGAGLWATATGSIRLGGGAAWSAWQEDGTRAVLTLALVLLLASVAFKLSLVPFHAWTPATYPRAGAVVTMLLASVSAIAAVGALIAVMEGAAGVLPDLVPVIGVLAVSSMLVGALLALRASDPLRLIAWSAVTQGGWVVAPLAAGDTDAAIGYLAVYVVAVTTVLAVVADLSPDGGRTLADDRGLLRRRPVHAALLGMGLLTLAGLPPGVAGLLAKFVALRPLADAGLWWIALPAVLAAALGFAVYLRWLALVLLPERTPREPEAVTRTGTGVAAVAGLVLLTATVLPVLLLGAGTR; this is translated from the coding sequence ATGACGCCGAGCGCCGCGCCCCCGCAGATCGACGTCCTGGTCGCCGGCCCCGTCCTCGCCCCGGCGATCGGCGCCGTGCTCGTCCTCGCCATGGACGCCCTCCGGCCGCACCGACGCACCCCGGCCCTGGTTGTCGGGGCGCTCGCCCTGCTCCTGGGACTCGGTGCGGCGATCTCCCTTCGCCTGCGGTCCGTGAGCGAGGGGGATCTGGGCACGGTCTGCCTGCCCGGCGACCCGGCCCTCCGGCTGGCCGCCCCCGAGGGGAGCGAGGTCGGTCACTGCCTGCTGCAGGTCGGGCCGTCGGGTGCGCTCCTGCAGGCGCTGGCCGCGGCCGCCGGGCTGGCCGTGCTCGCGCTGCTGGGTGGTTTCGAGGCTCGGCCGCGGGGCGGCCTCACGCCTCAACCACCGGGTGTGGCTCGCGGCCTCACACCTCAACCGCCGGTCCCTGAGGTGCGACGAAGGAGCCTCGAAGGGACTCCCGAGGCGGACGTCGGGGTCGAGACCGCGCTGCTGCTGGCGACCGTCACCGGTGCGACCACCGTGGCCGTCGCCCACGACCTCGGCACATGGCTCGTCGGCCTGGAGCTGGCCACGCTCCCGGTGGTCGCGCTGGCCGTGCTGCGCGGCGGCGCCCGGGACAGCGGTGCGATGCAGCTGATCATGACCTCGATCAGCTCCTTCGGCGTGGCCGTCGTCGGCGCCGGGCTCTGGGCCACCGCCACCGGCAGCATCCGTCTCGGGGGAGGGGCGGCCTGGTCGGCGTGGCAGGAGGACGGGACCCGTGCCGTGCTCACCCTCGCGCTGGTGCTGCTGCTCGCGTCCGTCGCCTTCAAGCTCTCCCTGGTGCCCTTCCACGCGTGGACGCCGGCCACCTACCCGCGCGCCGGCGCCGTCGTGACGATGCTCCTCGCGAGCGTCTCCGCGATCGCGGCCGTGGGGGCACTCATCGCCGTCATGGAGGGCGCCGCCGGCGTCCTGCCCGACCTCGTCCCGGTGATCGGGGTGCTGGCCGTGTCCTCCATGCTCGTCGGTGCCCTCCTCGCGCTGCGGGCGAGTGACCCCCTTCGCCTCATCGCCTGGTCCGCGGTCACCCAGGGCGGCTGGGTGGTCGCCCCGCTCGCGGCGGGCGACACCGACGCGGCCATCGGCTACCTGGCGGTCTACGTCGTCGCCGTCACCACCGTCCTCGCCGTCGTCGCCGACCTCTCACCCGACGGCGGCCGCACGCTCGCGGACGACCGCGGGCTGCTGCGGCGCCGCCCCGTCCACGCCGCCCTCCTCGGGATGGGGCTGCTCACCCTCGCCGGCCTGCCGCCCGGGGTCGCCGGCCTGCTCGCGAAGTTCGTCGCGCTGCGCCCCCTCGCGGACGCCGGGCTGTGGTGGATCGCCCTGCCGGCCGTCCTCGCCGCAGCCCTCGGCTTCGCCGTCTACCTGCGCTGGCTGGCGCTGGTGCTCCTGCCCGAGCGGACCCCGCGCGAGCCGGAGGCCGTCACGCGGACCGGCACGGGCGTCGCCGCCGTCGCCGGCCTCGTGCTGCTGACCGCCACGGTCCTGCCGGTGCTGCTGCTGGGCGCGGGAACGAGATGA
- a CDS encoding PucR family transcriptional regulator, producing the protein MSTEARAPGLLPLLLARARAERVEPITRRLVASIARENAAYDTSRVVPDDDLWRSCFDNVERVLDMLVLAVLPDGRLTSVEDMEHLFDAARATGQRRAEQGLPLDDVLRSFRIGGRLIWEDLVERADPPLDPESFRDLGVWLWASVDKSSAEVARSYRQTEHGLLRADAQRMAALWEGLLSGRAREQAFAQEAARSMDLPADAPLLLLLLRDTTLEDAAEAVSTVMHSHEPRTAWQARSGGDVIGLLVPPDGTDHRSLIAALGELTGLDGGVSGLCRGLAEVDRAFEQARVATEGRGAEAGILSYDQRLVPALLLNSPHIARQLVDHWLGPLLALPGAEGAELLDTLDAWASAGGSTSRAAAQLPCHRNTVLNRLARVSALTGHHLADDPPPTGLALALQARALGLG; encoded by the coding sequence ATGAGCACCGAGGCCCGGGCCCCCGGCCTGCTGCCACTGCTGCTCGCGCGCGCCCGCGCCGAACGGGTGGAGCCGATCACCCGACGCCTCGTCGCCTCTATCGCCCGGGAGAACGCCGCCTACGACACGAGCCGCGTGGTCCCCGACGACGACCTGTGGCGCTCCTGCTTCGACAACGTCGAGCGCGTGCTCGACATGCTCGTCCTGGCAGTGCTTCCCGATGGCCGCCTCACCTCCGTCGAGGACATGGAGCACCTCTTCGACGCCGCCCGGGCAACCGGTCAACGACGGGCCGAGCAGGGACTGCCCCTCGACGACGTGCTGCGCTCCTTTCGCATCGGCGGACGGCTGATCTGGGAGGACCTCGTCGAGCGCGCCGACCCACCGCTCGACCCGGAGAGTTTCCGGGACCTGGGCGTGTGGCTCTGGGCCAGTGTCGACAAGTCCTCCGCCGAGGTCGCCCGCTCATACCGCCAGACCGAGCACGGCCTCCTGCGCGCCGACGCCCAACGGATGGCGGCGCTATGGGAAGGCCTGCTCAGTGGCCGGGCCCGGGAGCAGGCCTTCGCCCAGGAAGCCGCCCGGAGCATGGACCTTCCCGCCGATGCCCCACTCCTCCTGCTGCTCCTGCGCGACACCACTCTGGAGGACGCGGCCGAAGCCGTGAGTACCGTCATGCACTCTCACGAACCGAGGACGGCCTGGCAGGCCCGGTCCGGTGGGGACGTCATCGGCCTGCTCGTTCCCCCCGACGGGACGGACCACCGGTCACTGATCGCCGCACTGGGCGAGCTGACCGGGCTGGACGGTGGTGTCTCCGGCCTGTGCCGGGGCCTCGCCGAAGTCGATCGGGCCTTCGAGCAGGCGCGGGTGGCTACCGAGGGGCGCGGCGCGGAAGCAGGCATCCTCTCCTACGACCAACGCCTCGTGCCCGCCCTGCTCCTGAACTCCCCACACATCGCCCGGCAGCTCGTGGACCACTGGCTCGGCCCCCTTCTCGCCCTACCCGGGGCCGAAGGCGCCGAGTTGCTCGACACCCTCGACGCCTGGGCGAGCGCCGGTGGATCCACCAGTCGCGCGGCCGCACAACTGCCCTGCCACCGCAACACCGTGCTCAACCGACTGGCGCGGGTCTCCGCCCTCACCGGCCACCACCTCGCGGATGATCCGCCGCCGACGGGTCTGGCTCTGGCGCTGCAAGCCCGCGCGCTCGGTCTCGGCTGA
- a CDS encoding molybdopterin cofactor-binding domain-containing protein, translated as MGYVIAGATLATAADMALGSESAEAVVPTPPQPPEIMDLNDLLTMAAQPTANLITVRIDEDGRASFALPRAEVGQGIVTSTAMMIAEELDLPVDRIDVTLAKARPELAFNQLTGGSNTTISTYTPIRVAAALARQRLLEAAAIVLGDTVDALTAKDGLITDSTGQSIGYGELSARAAAGETVTAEVTLKDRADHTVIGTPQRRTDARAAVTGAKVFAMDLEVPDALPTMVCRPPTHNGAPVRLRNQAAITAMPGVTDVAMVPTGVAVRARTFGQCIDAIIEMDVEWEGGELASEDDASILANLRKAEVPMAVPEVPLLAKQVDAEFTFRFRSNSSLEPNCAIADVRSGSARIWGSMKSPVVAQEDIAAELGLPVSAVTVEVTQGGGSFGRKLFHDAALEASRISRAMGKPVKLMWHRADEPRQGRLHPMCTSRVRATHLLGEVLSFEQRHTSVKTDFGHGLGEIITAEAAKLPVGDMSFSQTIFALTQEIPYNFGAVTQLLNETDDRFNTGSMRNIYSPDVRVANELVVDELARRMRKDPVAFRRSFLRNERARAALDRVAEVGEWGRDLPEGITQGVAIHKEYKGVTACLVELDMRPETVNREIRAAVTGPRVTKVVFAVDAGLVINPTGLDAQMLGGVMDGIALALTSSCHFDEGHFLEASWDNYFYTRQWNAPPELRVEIMPSDEGQPGGAGEAGVAASFAAIACAYARATGAMPTEFPINHADPLAFEPKPFVPAVPQSPTNGLNFTY; from the coding sequence ATGGGGTACGTCATCGCCGGCGCGACGCTCGCGACGGCCGCTGACATGGCCCTGGGCAGCGAGTCGGCCGAGGCCGTCGTCCCCACCCCGCCGCAGCCGCCCGAGATCATGGACCTCAACGACCTGCTCACCATGGCGGCCCAGCCCACGGCGAATCTCATCACCGTCAGGATCGACGAGGACGGCCGGGCATCCTTCGCGCTGCCGCGTGCCGAGGTCGGCCAGGGCATCGTCACCTCCACCGCGATGATGATCGCCGAGGAGCTGGACCTGCCGGTGGACAGGATCGACGTCACCCTGGCCAAGGCCCGCCCCGAGTTGGCGTTCAACCAGCTGACCGGTGGCTCGAACACGACGATCTCCACCTACACCCCGATCCGGGTCGCCGCGGCCCTGGCCAGGCAGCGCCTGCTGGAGGCCGCCGCGATCGTCCTCGGCGACACCGTCGACGCGCTGACGGCCAAGGACGGCCTCATCACCGACAGCACCGGCCAGAGCATCGGCTACGGCGAGCTGTCTGCCAGGGCCGCTGCCGGCGAGACGGTCACCGCCGAGGTCACGCTGAAGGACCGCGCCGACCACACGGTCATCGGCACCCCGCAGCGCCGCACCGATGCCCGTGCCGCGGTGACCGGCGCCAAGGTCTTCGCGATGGACCTCGAGGTGCCCGACGCCCTCCCGACGATGGTCTGCCGCCCGCCGACGCACAACGGTGCCCCGGTCCGCCTGCGCAACCAGGCCGCGATCACGGCGATGCCCGGCGTCACCGACGTCGCGATGGTCCCGACGGGGGTCGCGGTGCGCGCCAGGACCTTCGGCCAGTGCATCGACGCCATCATCGAGATGGACGTGGAGTGGGAAGGGGGCGAGCTGGCGAGCGAGGACGACGCCTCGATCCTGGCGAACCTCAGGAAGGCCGAGGTGCCGATGGCGGTGCCGGAGGTGCCGCTGCTCGCCAAGCAGGTGGACGCAGAGTTCACCTTCCGCTTCCGCAGCAACTCCTCGCTCGAGCCCAACTGCGCCATCGCCGACGTGCGGTCCGGCTCGGCGAGGATCTGGGGCTCGATGAAGTCCCCAGTCGTCGCCCAGGAGGACATCGCCGCCGAGCTCGGCCTGCCCGTCTCCGCAGTGACGGTCGAGGTCACCCAGGGTGGCGGGTCCTTCGGCCGCAAGCTCTTCCACGACGCGGCGCTCGAGGCGTCCCGGATCTCCCGGGCGATGGGCAAGCCGGTGAAGCTGATGTGGCACCGGGCCGACGAGCCGCGCCAGGGCAGGCTGCACCCGATGTGCACCTCCCGGGTGCGGGCCACCCACCTGCTGGGCGAGGTGCTTTCCTTCGAGCAGCGGCACACGAGCGTCAAGACCGACTTCGGTCACGGGCTGGGCGAGATCATCACCGCGGAGGCCGCGAAGCTGCCCGTCGGTGACATGTCCTTCTCCCAGACGATCTTCGCCCTCACCCAGGAGATCCCGTACAACTTCGGCGCCGTCACCCAGCTGCTCAACGAGACCGACGACCGCTTCAACACCGGCAGCATGCGCAACATCTACTCACCCGACGTTCGCGTGGCGAACGAGCTGGTCGTCGACGAACTGGCCCGCAGGATGCGCAAGGACCCGGTCGCCTTCCGCCGCTCCTTCCTGCGCAACGAGCGGGCCAGGGCCGCGCTGGACCGGGTCGCCGAGGTCGGTGAGTGGGGCCGGGACCTCCCCGAGGGCATCACCCAGGGCGTGGCGATCCACAAGGAGTACAAGGGCGTCACCGCGTGCCTCGTCGAGCTCGACATGCGACCCGAGACGGTCAACCGCGAGATCCGGGCGGCCGTCACGGGTCCGCGGGTGACCAAGGTCGTCTTCGCCGTCGACGCCGGCCTGGTCATCAACCCGACCGGGCTCGACGCGCAGATGCTCGGCGGCGTCATGGACGGCATCGCGCTCGCGCTCACCTCCAGCTGCCACTTCGACGAGGGCCACTTCCTCGAGGCCAGCTGGGACAACTACTTCTACACCCGCCAGTGGAACGCCCCGCCGGAGCTGCGCGTGGAGATCATGCCCTCCGACGAGGGCCAGCCCGGCGGTGCCGGCGAGGCCGGGGTCGCGGCCAGCTTCGCCGCCATCGCCTGCGCGTACGCGCGCGCCACGGGAGCGATGCCCACCGAGTTCCCGATCAACCACGCCGACCCGCTCGCCTTCGAGCCGAAGCCCTTCGTGCCCGCGGTCCCGCAGTCGCCGACCAACGGCCTGAACTTCACCTACTGA
- the htpX gene encoding zinc metalloprotease HtpX: MHNHFNGLKTAALFGGIFTLLLLVGYALGGSMYMWLFGLVGVGMTAYSYWNSDKLAIKAMRAQPADPMQFPAMYRIVQELSQKANQPMPRLYVSPTRAPNAFATGRNPEHAAVCCTEGILELLDERELRGVLGHELMHVYNRDILTSSVAGAIAGVISSVASIGLWFGGRDRNPIAAIAVALLAPVAAMVIQMAISRTREYDADEDGAALTGDPLALASALNKLQHGVARAPLQPTPQLQNTSHMMIANPFRAADVSKFFSTHPPMDQRIERLEAMARGPQGLR; this comes from the coding sequence ATGCACAACCACTTCAACGGGCTGAAGACAGCAGCCCTCTTCGGCGGGATCTTCACGCTGCTGCTGCTCGTGGGCTACGCCCTCGGCGGCAGCATGTACATGTGGCTCTTCGGCCTCGTCGGCGTGGGGATGACCGCGTACTCGTACTGGAACTCCGACAAGTTGGCGATCAAGGCCATGCGCGCCCAGCCGGCCGACCCGATGCAGTTCCCCGCGATGTACCGGATCGTGCAGGAGCTGAGCCAGAAGGCGAACCAGCCGATGCCGCGCCTGTACGTCTCGCCGACGCGGGCGCCGAATGCCTTCGCCACCGGCCGCAACCCCGAGCACGCCGCCGTGTGCTGCACCGAGGGGATCCTCGAGCTGCTCGACGAGCGCGAGCTGCGCGGCGTCCTCGGCCACGAGCTGATGCACGTGTACAACCGCGACATCCTCACCAGCTCGGTCGCGGGCGCCATCGCCGGTGTCATCTCCTCGGTCGCCTCGATCGGCCTGTGGTTCGGCGGCCGCGACCGCAACCCGATCGCCGCCATCGCCGTGGCGCTGCTCGCCCCGGTGGCCGCGATGGTCATCCAGATGGCGATCAGCCGCACCCGCGAGTACGACGCCGACGAGGACGGCGCCGCGCTCACCGGTGACCCGCTGGCGCTCGCCTCGGCGCTGAACAAGCTCCAGCACGGGGTCGCCAGGGCGCCGCTGCAGCCCACGCCGCAGCTGCAGAACACGAGCCACATGATGATCGCCAACCCGTTCAGGGCCGCGGACGTCTCGAAGTTCTTCTCCACCCACCCGCCGATGGACCAGCGGATCGAGCGCCTCGAGGCGATGGCCCGCGGGCCGCAGGGGCTGCGCTGA
- a CDS encoding complex I subunit 4 family protein, with amino-acid sequence MIGLACALPLLAGVVLLGGGTEMSGRTAARAGIAASLVTLVLVGAAWATDAVVDIAWLPALDLRLHLGLDGISGPLAVLAALVTAAACTTLLAERPRGGSGATFVGCLLLTLGGAVATFAARDALLFVIAFELVLVPMWVLITRFGDDRDPQARREAGARFVIYTGTGSTLMLLGVLLLVARAGTADLAALGAARGDGLDAGTQLVIAVLLTLGLAVKVPVWPLHSWLPLAHTTAPTAGSMLLAAVLLKMGTYGLVRLPLATVPDGFARIAPALAVCGVIGIIWGGLVCLVERELKRLIAWSSIAHMGFVALALATGTATGVTAALYGNLAHGLISALLFLVVGGLKHRWGGDDLDIPRPALRDHAPVTGLLLLTGLAAGLGLPGLAGFWGEFPAIIAALDPGEGRSAALFAACAAVAAAGAVLAAAYALRVARLVWLGEGYLDAPPDTGPDAGPAPDPDTEADTDAGGTADTRTMPVAASEIAGVGRSGELGRAETVPGLALALAVLVLGVAPVLVLVVTEPALTAVVTR; translated from the coding sequence GTGATCGGCCTCGCCTGCGCGCTGCCGCTGCTCGCCGGAGTCGTCCTGCTCGGCGGGGGGACCGAGATGTCCGGGCGCACCGCGGCCCGTGCCGGCATCGCCGCCTCCCTGGTGACGCTCGTGCTCGTCGGCGCCGCCTGGGCCACCGACGCGGTCGTCGACATCGCGTGGCTGCCGGCGCTCGACCTGCGGCTGCACCTCGGGCTGGACGGGATCAGCGGCCCGCTGGCCGTCCTGGCGGCCCTGGTCACGGCGGCTGCCTGCACGACCCTCCTTGCCGAGCGTCCCCGCGGCGGCAGCGGGGCGACCTTCGTCGGCTGCCTCCTGCTCACCCTCGGCGGGGCGGTGGCCACCTTCGCCGCCAGGGACGCCCTCCTCTTCGTCATCGCGTTCGAGCTCGTGCTCGTCCCGATGTGGGTGCTCATCACCCGGTTCGGCGACGACCGTGACCCGCAGGCCCGGCGCGAGGCGGGCGCGCGCTTCGTCATCTACACCGGGACCGGCTCCACGCTCATGCTCCTGGGGGTGCTGCTGCTCGTCGCCCGGGCCGGCACCGCCGACCTCGCCGCCCTCGGCGCCGCCCGGGGCGACGGGCTCGACGCCGGCACCCAGCTGGTCATCGCCGTGCTGCTCACGCTCGGTCTGGCGGTCAAGGTCCCGGTGTGGCCACTGCACTCGTGGCTGCCGCTGGCCCACACCACCGCACCGACCGCGGGCTCGATGCTGCTCGCGGCCGTGCTGCTGAAGATGGGCACCTACGGGTTGGTCCGGCTGCCGCTGGCCACCGTGCCCGACGGCTTCGCGCGCATCGCGCCCGCCCTCGCGGTCTGCGGTGTCATCGGCATCATCTGGGGTGGGCTCGTCTGCCTCGTCGAGCGCGAGCTGAAGCGCCTCATCGCCTGGTCCTCGATCGCGCACATGGGCTTCGTCGCCCTCGCCCTGGCCACCGGGACGGCGACCGGCGTGACCGCCGCGCTGTACGGCAACCTCGCCCACGGCCTGATCTCCGCGCTGCTCTTCCTCGTCGTCGGGGGGCTGAAGCACCGCTGGGGCGGCGACGACCTGGACATCCCGCGACCGGCCCTGCGCGACCACGCACCCGTGACCGGACTGCTGCTGCTCACCGGTCTGGCCGCCGGTCTCGGCCTGCCCGGTCTCGCCGGCTTCTGGGGGGAGTTCCCCGCGATCATCGCGGCCCTCGACCCGGGCGAAGGGAGGTCCGCCGCCCTCTTCGCCGCCTGCGCCGCGGTGGCCGCGGCCGGCGCGGTGCTGGCCGCCGCCTATGCCCTGCGGGTGGCCCGCCTCGTCTGGCTCGGCGAGGGGTACCTCGACGCGCCGCCCGACACGGGTCCCGACGCCGGGCCCGCGCCGGACCCCGACACGGAAGCCGACACTGACGCGGGCGGGACCGCGGACACCCGGACGATGCCCGTCGCCGCGTCGGAGATTGCCGGAGTGGGCCGTAGCGGCGAGCTCGGCCGGGCCGAGACAGTCCCCGGCCTCGCCCTCGCCCTCGCCGTCCTCGTCCTCGGTGTCGCGCCGGTGCTCGTGCTCGTCGTCACCGAGCCCGCCCTGACCGCGGTGGTGACCCGATGA